The Sinorhizobium fredii genome contains the following window.
GCGCCTTGCCGCCAGCCTCGGCATCCGCGGCTTCCATCGCCTGCGATGGATCGATTGGCCGGCGCTACGCAAGCCGCTCCTGATGGCGCTCTCCTTCGGGCTCGCGCTGTCGCTCGGCGATCTCGGCGCCGTTGCCCTCTTCGGTTCGCAGGATCTCGCGACCCTACCTTGGCTGCTCTATAGCCGGATGGGCAGCTACCGTACCGCCGACGCCGCCGGCATTGCCTTGATGCTGGGGCTCATCTGCCTCGCTCTGACCGTGCTCGGCACGGCGGGAGAGAAGGCGGCGGAAGGACGAGCCGCATGAGTTCGCTTGCCTTGTCCCTCAATGACGTGAGGGTCCGCTTTGAAACGGCAGCCCTGGCCTTCGACTGCGCGGTTCCGGCCGGGCAGTTCGCCGCCGTCGTCGGCCCCTCCGGCTCCGGAAAATCGACGCTTTTCAGTGTCATCGCCGGCTTCGAAACACCGGAATCTGGCAATGTACGGATCCTCGGCGACGACATGGCCGGCCGCATTCCGGCAGAACGGCCCGTGTCCGTCATCTTCCAGGATAACAATCTCTTCGCCCATCTCGACGTCGCGACCAATGTCGGCCTTGGAATCAGCCCCTCGCTGAGGCTCGGCCCGCCCGATCACGACAGGATCGAGGATGCGCTGGCGCGGGTCGGGCTCGCCGGCTTCGGCAGAAGGCTGCCGCCGACGCTTTCCGGCGGCGAGCGGCAGCGGGTGGCGCTCGCCCGCGCGCTGGTGCGGCATCGGCCGCTGCTGCTGCTCGATGAACCCTTCGCCGCGCTCGACCCGGGAATGCGCGCCGAGATGCGCGAACTTCTGAGCGACCTTCACCGCGAGGAAGCCAACACCATCCTGATGATCACGCATCATCCCGATGACGTGAAGAGCCTCGCCGACAGCGTGCTTTTCCTCGACGACGGGCGTATCGTCGCTCACGATCCCCTCAATCGGTTTCTTGCAAGGCGGGACCTGGCAGCGGTCAACCGGTTTCTTGGCAATGACGAGATCCGGTGAAGGAATGAGCCATTGGTCGGGGCACTACGGCAGTATCTTTGGACAATGCGCGTTTCGCCACAATTTGACCGCCCCGCTATGCGACGCGCGGAACGTCCGGTCGGATGCGCAGGTTACTCGCGCATCCGTTGCTGTGATACCACGGGGCAACTATTTCTACTGGGATCAGCTAGGCAGGCGCCGGTTAAATCGATACAGCAGAGTTATGGCTGAGAAACCCGGCGCCGGCGGCGTTATGCGGCTGAAAAAGTAGGATTTTTCGTCGAGGGCGAGAGGCGCCATCGGCGGATGGAACGGGCTGAGGAATGGCAAGGCAGACAGTCACAAGAGACTGGTTTCCGACGCGGCATGCCGGCATGGTTTTGCGCGCCTTGGTTGCGCTGTCTTCATTCAGCCTTCTTTCCGCCTGCCAGTCGATCATCGAGCAGACTTACGAGCCCGCCGTCTCGCCCTCCTCCAATCCGCAGATTGTCGAGGAGGTGCAGAAGAACGATCCGCGCGCCCAGCTCGGCGCGCGCGAGCATCCGCGCATCGTCGCGAGCTACGGCGGCGAGTACAAGGACGCCAAGACCGAACGGCTCGTCGCCCGCATCACCGGCGCGCTGACGGCGGTTTCGGAAAACCCGCAGCAGTCCTACCGCATCACCATCCTCAATTCCCCGGCAATCAACGCCTTTGCGCTGCCGGGCGGCTATCTCTACGTCACGCGCGGCTTGCTGGCGCTTGCCGACGACGCCTCGGAAGTCGCCGCCGTGCTTTCGCACGAAATGGCGCACGTCACCGCCAATCACGGCATCCAGCGCCAGCAGCGCGAAGAGGCGGAGGTGATCGCCAGCCGCGTCGTCTCCGAAGTGCTGTCCTCCAATCTTGCCGGCAAGCAGGCGCTCGCCCGCGGCAAGCTGCGGCTTGCGGCTTTCTCGCGCAACCAGGAACTGCAGGCCGACGTGATCGGTGTTAGGATGCTCGGCGAAGCCGGCTACGATCCCTACGCCGCCGCGCGCTTCCTCGATTCGATGGCTGCCTATAGCCGCTTCACCGCGGTCGATCCCGAAGCGGACCAGAGCCTCGACTTCCTGTCGAGCCACCCGAACGCGCCGCAGCGCGTCGAACTGGCGCGCCGGCATGCGCGCGCCTTCGGCCCAGAAGGAACGAGCGGCGACCGCGGCCGGGATTACTATCTCGCCGGCATTGACGGGCTGCTCTATGGCGACAGCCCGGAGGAAGGCTATGTCCGCGGCCAGACCTTCCTGCACGGCCAGCTCGGCATACGCTTCGACGTGCCCCAGGGTTTCCAGATCGACAACAAGGCCGAAGCCGTGCTGGCGACGGGTCCGGGCGAGGTCGCCATCCGCTTCGACGGCATTTCCGACAACGCCCGCCGCAACTTGACCGACTACATTGCCAGCGGCTGGGTGACCGGCCTGCAGCCCGACACCATTCGTCCCGTTTCCGTCAGCGGCCTTGAGGCTGCGACGGCGCGTGCCTCCGCCGATCGCTGGGATTTCGACGTCACCGTCATCCGGCTCGGCGACCGCATCTATCGCTTCCTGACCGCGGTTCCGAAGGGATCGACCGCGCTTGAAGCGACCGCGAGCCAGTTGCGCAGCTCCTTCCGCCGCATGTCTACGGCCGAAGTCCAATCCCTGAAGCCGCTGCGCATCAGGGTGGTGACGGTGCGGCCGGGCGACACGAGCGCCACATTGGCGGCGCGGATGATGGGAACGGACAGGAAGCTCGACCTTTTCCGGCTCATCAACGCCATGCAGGTCACATCCACCGTAAAGCCGGGCGACAAGGTGAAGATCATCGCCGAATAGGTGATGGCCGCCGCTCTCTCCTCATTCTTCGGCAACGCACCCTCAAAGTGTAACAACTTTGAATTGCCGCCTTCTTCCTTAATTCGGCTACGATTCAAGGAATCATGCAGTAAGTAAGCCACTGACGGTCTTGGACGGGGATGAATCAGCATGAAAAACAGGCACTTTCAGACGCTTGCAGTCGTTGCGGCCGTTTCTCTTTTCAGCGGCGCATGCACTCAGGCAATTGCCGGCGACGACCGGGAAAACATCGGGCGCGTCGTTGACGAGGCGGTCGGCCCGGTGATGAAGGAATACGACATTCCCGGAATGGCTGTCGCAGTGACGGTCGAGGGGAGACGATACGTCTTCAACTACGGCGTCGCTTCGAAGGAAACCGGACGGAAGGTCGGCGATCGGACGCTTTTCGAGATCGGCTCGATCAGCAAGACCTTTACGGCAACGCTCGCCGCCTACGGCGAGGCGCGTGGAGACCTGTCTCTCTCCGGCAGCGCCAGCAAATACCTGCCGACACTCGCCGGAAGCCGCTTCGAGGAAATCAGTCTTCTCGATCTCGCCACCTATTCGGCGGGCGGCCTGCCTTTGCAGTTTCCGGCGTCGGTCACCGATGAGAACGAGATGGTCGCCTATTTCAAAGCCTGGCGGCCGGACTACGCCCCCGGCACCCACAGGCTCTATTCGAATCCCAGCATCGGCCTGTTCGGCTACCTTGCCGCCAGAGGCATGGGAAAGCCTTTCGACGATCTCATGGAAAAGACGCTCTTCCCGTCACTCGGTCTTACCGAGACCCATATCAGCGTGCCGGAAGATCGCATGGACGACTATGCGCATGGATATTCGAAAGCCGGCAAGCCGGTCCGGGTGAATCCCGGCGTGCTCGATTCGGAAGCCTATGGCGTCAAGACGACGGCCGGCGATCTGATCCGCTTTGTCGAGGCCAATATGGGCGGCGCAGCAGTCGACGAGACGCTCCGGGGGGCGATCGCCGCGACGCACACCGGTTACTTCAGTGTCGGTGACATGACGCAAGGGCTTGGGTGGGAGATGTATCCCTACCCGGTCGAGCTTGAGGCGCTGCTGGCAGGAAACTCGCCCGAGGTGAGCTTGAAACCCAACAAGGTCACAAGGCACGATCCGCCGCGGGCGCCACGGGAGGACGTGCTGATCAACAAGACGGGTTCGACGGGCGGATTCGGCGCCTATGCCGCCTTTGTGCCCACGCAGCGGATTGGCATCGTCATTCTTGCCAACAGGGGCTATCCCATTCCGGCACGGGTGAAGGCCGCCTATCGAATTCTGACGGCACTTGAGGACGCAGGAACGAGCGCCCAATAACGGCTTCAGCGCGCGATCAGTGCATGGCGGCAGTCAGTGCCGGGGCCTTTGCCGCCAACGCCGTCCGCAGCTTCTCCAGCGCCCGGGTTTCGATCTGCCGCACACGCTCCTTCGATATGCCCAGCGCCAGACCGAGCTCCTCGAGGGTTGCGCCGTCCTCGGAAAGACGGCGTGCCCGGATGATCTTCATCTCGCGCTCGGTCAGCTGCGTCAGCGCGAGCTGCAGCCAGCGGCGCGCCCGCTCGCCGTCGATCATGTCGCTCACCTGCTCGTCGGGGAGCGGCGCATCGCTCGGCAGGAAATCGAGCCGCGCACCGCCATCGGCGTCGCCGTGGCCGACCGGCGCCTGCAGGGAGGCGTCGTTTCCGGAGAGACGGGCATCCATGGTCTGCACGTCGGCGAGGCTGACGCCGAGGGCGGCAGCGATTTCCTCGTGCATAGCCTGCGATGTAAGCTGGCGGTCGCCCTGGGCGAGGCGGGCCCTGAGCCGGCGCAAGTTGAAGAACAGCGCCTTTTGCGCCGAGCTGGTGCCGCCCCTGACGATCGACCAGTTGCGCAGCACGAAGTCCTGCATGGATGCGCGAATCCACCAGGTGGCGTAGGTCGAGAAACGCACCTCGCGGCTCGGCTCGAACCGCGCCGCCGCCTCCAAAAGGCCGATATGCCCCTCCTGGACGAGATCGCCCATCGGCAGGCCGAAGCTACGGAACTTGGCGGCCATGGCGATCACCAGCCGCATATGCGACATGGCGATCTTGTTTCGGGCTTCCTGGTCGTGGTCGTTCCGCCAGGCCTCCGCCAGCGCATGCTCCTCGTCTCGCTCGAGATAAGGGGCATCCATTGCAATCTTAATCAAACGCCTGTCTGCTGTAAGGGTCTTCATCGATTGCTCCCTGGCTGGCGCCGAACGCCAACACTGTTGATCCTAGAAGAGCCGAACGCCTGTCGCGGCGGTCGGTTGAAGGGCGGCCGGCCCTGCTTGACGAATTGAAGCAGTGCCCTACATCGAGGAATACGACCTGAAACGGTGAGCACTCACAGAACCACGATCGCGCGGGAACGCAGGCGCGCGCCTATCCCGTGAACGAGAAACGTGCGCCGGGTCGAAAAGTTCCCTGTCGCGGTAACGATTTTAGATTGCAGGTCGCGAGCCATGCACCTGCAGCGCCCGCGCGTCTAATCGCGCAAAGGTCGCTGAGCACTTTGAACTGCTGCATGTCTTGGTCCTTAAATGGAGGTCGATATAAGGAGACATGCAGTAGCATTGTGC
Protein-coding sequences here:
- a CDS encoding RNA polymerase factor sigma-32, whose amino-acid sequence is MKTLTADRRLIKIAMDAPYLERDEEHALAEAWRNDHDQEARNKIAMSHMRLVIAMAAKFRSFGLPMGDLVQEGHIGLLEAAARFEPSREVRFSTYATWWIRASMQDFVLRNWSIVRGGTSSAQKALFFNLRRLRARLAQGDRQLTSQAMHEEIAAALGVSLADVQTMDARLSGNDASLQAPVGHGDADGGARLDFLPSDAPLPDEQVSDMIDGERARRWLQLALTQLTEREMKIIRARRLSEDGATLEELGLALGISKERVRQIETRALEKLRTALAAKAPALTAAMH
- the ampC gene encoding class C beta-lactamase, which translates into the protein MKNRHFQTLAVVAAVSLFSGACTQAIAGDDRENIGRVVDEAVGPVMKEYDIPGMAVAVTVEGRRYVFNYGVASKETGRKVGDRTLFEIGSISKTFTATLAAYGEARGDLSLSGSASKYLPTLAGSRFEEISLLDLATYSAGGLPLQFPASVTDENEMVAYFKAWRPDYAPGTHRLYSNPSIGLFGYLAARGMGKPFDDLMEKTLFPSLGLTETHISVPEDRMDDYAHGYSKAGKPVRVNPGVLDSEAYGVKTTAGDLIRFVEANMGGAAVDETLRGAIAATHTGYFSVGDMTQGLGWEMYPYPVELEALLAGNSPEVSLKPNKVTRHDPPRAPREDVLINKTGSTGGFGAYAAFVPTQRIGIVILANRGYPIPARVKAAYRILTALEDAGTSAQ
- a CDS encoding ATP-binding cassette domain-containing protein, with product MSSLALSLNDVRVRFETAALAFDCAVPAGQFAAVVGPSGSGKSTLFSVIAGFETPESGNVRILGDDMAGRIPAERPVSVIFQDNNLFAHLDVATNVGLGISPSLRLGPPDHDRIEDALARVGLAGFGRRLPPTLSGGERQRVALARALVRHRPLLLLDEPFAALDPGMRAEMRELLSDLHREEANTILMITHHPDDVKSLADSVLFLDDGRIVAHDPLNRFLARRDLAAVNRFLGNDEIR
- a CDS encoding M48 family metalloprotease — encoded protein: MARQTVTRDWFPTRHAGMVLRALVALSSFSLLSACQSIIEQTYEPAVSPSSNPQIVEEVQKNDPRAQLGAREHPRIVASYGGEYKDAKTERLVARITGALTAVSENPQQSYRITILNSPAINAFALPGGYLYVTRGLLALADDASEVAAVLSHEMAHVTANHGIQRQQREEAEVIASRVVSEVLSSNLAGKQALARGKLRLAAFSRNQELQADVIGVRMLGEAGYDPYAAARFLDSMAAYSRFTAVDPEADQSLDFLSSHPNAPQRVELARRHARAFGPEGTSGDRGRDYYLAGIDGLLYGDSPEEGYVRGQTFLHGQLGIRFDVPQGFQIDNKAEAVLATGPGEVAIRFDGISDNARRNLTDYIASGWVTGLQPDTIRPVSVSGLEAATARASADRWDFDVTVIRLGDRIYRFLTAVPKGSTALEATASQLRSSFRRMSTAEVQSLKPLRIRVVTVRPGDTSATLAARMMGTDRKLDLFRLINAMQVTSTVKPGDKVKIIAE